The Arcobacter lacus genome segment ATGAGTTCAAATTTTTATTTGAACAGAATAAAAAGAAAATATAAAAATAAAAAAGCTGGATTTAGTGGAACACTAGATCCTTTTGCAAAAGGTTGTTTGATTGTTGCTTTTGGACAATATGCAAAGCTTTTTAAATATTTATCAAAAACTCCAAAAACATATAAAGCAGTAATTTGGCTTGGAGTAAAATCAAAATCTTTAGATATAGAAGAAATTGAAAGTATAGATTTAATAGACAAATTAGATAAAAGCCATATTATAAAAGAGTTAAATTTACTAAAAAGCGAAATAGAATATATTCCTCCAAAATTTAGTGCAAAAAAAATTGATGGAAAAAGAGCTTATGAATTAGCAAGAAATGGAGTTGAAGTTGAACTGAATAAAACAAAAATGACGATTTTTGATACGAAATTTGTTTTATATAATCATCCATTTATAACTTTTGAAGTAACTGTTAGTGAAGGAACTTATGTTAGATCTTTTGCACAAATACTTTTAGAAAAATTAAATAGTTTTGGAACTTTATCTTATCTTGAACGATTAAATGAAGGTGAATTTTTTTATGAAAATGAAAAAGAGTTAAATCCATTAGATTTTATAAAATTACCTGTAAATAAATATTTGGGCACAGCTGAATGGCTAGAAAAAGGTAAAAAGATAGGAATTGAGTATGTTGATAAGAAAGATAATGGGAAATATCTTATAATAACTGAAGAGTTTTTTTCTATTATTGAAATAGTAGATAATGATGTAAAATATCTAATAAATAAAGTACCAAAATATGGAATATAAAATGACTGAAAAATCTTATGCAAAAGTAAATATTTTTTTAAAAATAGCAAATAAAAGAGATAATTACCATGAACTTGTATCAAGATTTGTACGAGTTCATAGTCTTTATGACAAAATCTCTTTTATTAAATCTAAAAGGAAAGCTTTTGAAATTATAGGAAATTTTGGTTGCAAAATGGAAACAAATACTATTTTTAAAGCATATGAACTTATTAAAAGCTATAAAGGTGTTGAAGATTTTTTTCAAGAGTATAGCGTTGAAGTAGAAAAAAATATTCCAGAGTTTGCAGGACTTGGTGGTGGAAGTTCAAATGCAGCTACATTTTTGATTATGACAAATAAATATTGTAAACTAAACTTATCAAAAGATGAATTATGCAAAATTGCAGTTAAAATTGGTGCTGATGTTCCATTTTTTGTATATGAATATGACAGTGCGAATGTTACAGGCATCGGAGAAATTGTTGAGAAATTTGATGAAGAAATTTTAAATATAGAAACTATTACTCCTGATATTAAATGTAATACTGGTGAAATTTTCAAAATTTTTAGAGAAAAGTTTTATAAAGAGATATCAAAAGAAGAAGCCAATAAATTGCTTAGTATGAAATCTTTTGATATACTAAAACAATTTGGTATAAAAGATGCAAATGATTTATATGAAAGTGCATTGAGTTTATATTCGCAATTAGGCGATTATGAAAAAAAAGATTGGTATTTTAGTGGTAGTGGAAGTTCATTTTTTAGGATAAATAATGGCAAATAAAAAAGATACAAAAAAGAATTTAGTTTTTAAAAACAAAAAAGCATTTCATGACTTTACTATCTTAGAAACTTTAGAAGCTGGAATTGTCTTAGAAGGTAGTGAAGTAAAAGCAATAAGAGAGGGTAGAGTTAATCTAAAAGATTCTTTTGTTCGTATAATTAAAGGTGAAGTATTTTTACTTAATGCTCATATCTCTCATTTAAGTACAACTCACTCAACTTATAGACCAGATGAAAGAAGATCTAGAAAACTTTTACTTCATTCAAAACAAATAGACAAAATGTACTCTAAAGTTACGAAAGATGGGATAACATTAGTTGCATTAAAATTATATTTTAATGATAAAAATATGATTAAAGTTGAAGTTGCAACAGCACAAGGTAAAAAATTACATGATAAAAGAGAAGATTTAAAAGCAAAAACTATGAAACGTGAAACTGAACAAGTTTTAAAATCTTTTAAATAGGATATTTTTTATCTCTTTTATAAGTTTAAATTATAATTAGAATAATAACTCATTTGTTAATTAATTGTTAATTTTTTTGTTAATTTTAAGTTTCTCTTAGCTATGATTTTGTTCAATGAGTGACTTTTTGTGACTTGTATATAAAATTAGTAGGAGGAGATTGATGCAAAACGGTGCACAAATTGAGTATGATTACTCAGTTGCAAAAGCCTTTACATTTGCAACAATATTGTTTGGTATCATAGGTATGACAATTGGTGTTGTACTTGCGTTTCAATTAGCTTTCCCAGAGCTAAATCATTTAGCAGGGGAGTATGGTACATTTAGTAGATTAAGACCTTTACACACTAATGGTGTTGCTTTTGGTTTTGCTTTAAGTGGTATTTTCGCAACTTGGTATTACGTATCTCAAAGGGTATTTAAAGTTTCATTAAAAGAATCACCTTTTTTAATGGCTATTGCAAAATTACACTTTTTGTTATATTTCATTACTATTCTTTTAGCTGTTGTTACTTTGTTTATGGGAATTACAACATCAAAAGAATATGCTGAATTAGAGTGGCCACTTGACATTTTAGTTGTTGTTTGGTGGGTTTTATGGGGTATCTCAATTTTTGGAATTATTGGAATTAGAAGAGAAAGAACTCTATATATTTCAGTTTGGTATTATATTTCTACATTTATTGCAGTTGCAATGTTGTATTTATTCAATAATATGGAAGTTCCAACTTATTTAGTTTCTGGATATGGTTCATGGATTCACTCTGTATCTATGTATTCTGGTACAAATGATGCACTAGTACAATGGTGGTATGGACATAATGCTGTTGCATTCGTATTTACTACACCAATTATTGCTATGATTTATTATTTTTTACCAAAAGAATCTGGACAAAATGTTTATTCTTATAAATTATCTATCTTAGCATTCTGGGGATTATTATTTGTTTACTTATGGGCTGGTGGACACCACCTTATTTATTCAACTGTTCCAGATTGGATGCAAACTATGGGTTCTGTTATGTCAGTTGTTTTAATTTTACCATCATGGGGATCTGCAATTAATATGCTTTTAACAATGAAAGGTGAATGGCAACAATTACAAACAAATACATTAATTAAATTTATGGTATTAGCTTCAACTTTCTATATGTTATCTACTATTGAAGGTCCAATTCAATCAATCAAATCGGTAAATGCAATTGCACACTTTACAGATTGGATTCCTGGTCACGTTCATGATGGTGTTTTAGGATGGGTTGTATTTATGATTATGGCAGCTTTATATCACATGGTTCCAAGAATGTATAAAAAAGAGTTATATTCTAAATCTTTAATGGATACACAATTCTGGTTACAAACTACTGGTATCGTTTTATACTTTACTTCTATGTGGATTGCAGGTATTACACAAGGTATGATGTGGAGAGCTTATGATGAATATGGTTCATTAGTATATTCATTTATTGATACAGTAAATGTATTACATCCATATTATACAATTAGAGCAGTTGGTGGGTTATTATACCTAATTGGATTCTTTATATTTACATATAACATTTATAAAACAATTAAATGTGGTAGAGTGCTTGATAAAGAGCCAGTAAATGCAACTCCAGTAGCTGCGTAAGAAAAGGAGAGATTATGTTTCATTGGTTTGAACAAAGACCGTTTTTCTTTGCGGTACTAGTATTTTTATTTGTTGCATTTGCAGGAATTATAGAAGTAATTCCAGACTTTGCAAAACAAAGTAGACCAACAGTTGGTACAAAACCATATTCAGTATTAGAATTAGCTGGAAGAAATGTTTATATTAAAGATTCGTGTAATGCGTGTCACTCTCAGTTAATTAGACCATTTAAATCTGAAACAGATAGATATGGTATGTATTCATTATCAGGTGAATATGCATATGATAGACCATTCTTATGGGGTTCAAAAAGAACTGGTCCAGATCTAATGAGAGTTGGAAATTATAGAACTACTGATTGGCATGAAAATCATATGTGGCAACCTTCATCTGTTGTTCCTGGAAGTATTATGCCAGCGTATAAACATCAATTTTCAAATATTGCTGATGTAGAAACTGCTTATGCAGAAGCTTTAACAGTTAAAAAAGTATTTAATACTCCTTATGACCAAGAAGGTATGCCTAAACTTGGAACTTGGGAAGAAGCAAAAGCTGCTGCTTTAGAAGAAGCAAAAGCAATTGCAGAAAATATGAAAAATGAAGATGTTAAAAAAGCTGTTGCAAACGGTGAAGTTCCTGAAATAGTTGCATTAATTGCATATTTAAATTCTTTAAAATAAGAGGTCTCTGATGGAATATGAAACACTTTTAACAGTACAAGGCTACGCTAAATTCTTTTTAGTTTTAGCTGTATTCATTATATTTTACTCATATGCTTATTCTATTTATAAAAGGGATAAAACAGGGGAAAGGGATTTTGAAAAATACTCAAAGCTTGTACATGATGATTCAAGTGTTTCAACTCCTCTTGAAGAAAGAAAAAAAAATAATGATATAGATAATAAGGAGAAATAAGATGAAATCTATGGTTATAGGTGGAATAATTCTTATCATCGCTCTAATGGCAGGAACTTACTTTGTAGCGGGTGATGCTTTTAACAGTGATGATTATATTAATAGCCTAACAATGTTAGGTGCAGTAGCAATTATTACAATCAGCGTATTTGTTGTATTAAAATATGTTAATCAAATGAAAAATGATACTGCAAGTGGGGAATTAACTGAAGAAAAATGGGATGGTATCGGTGAATATAAAAATCCTATTCCAACAGGATGGGGATTAGCATTTATAGGTGCAATTTTATGGATGTTCTGGTATTTTACTGTAGGTTATCCAATTACTGGATTCTCTCAAATTGGTCAATGGAATGAAGAGACTAATGAGTATAATGCTAAATTTGAACAAAAATGGGTAAATCCATCTGAAGAGACTTTAAAAGCTATGGGACAATCAGTATTCTTAGTTCAATGTGCTCCTTGTCACGGTGTTGATGCAGAAGGTATTGAAGGGAAAGCTCATAATTTAACAAAAAGAATATCTAAAGAACAAATTGTTTATACTATTAAAAATGGTGCAAATAATTTAACAACAGATTTCCCTGCAGGAATGCCACCAATGATGTTAACAGAAGATGCTGATATTGATACAGTTGCTACATACGTTGCAAGTGGATTCAAAGGTGAACAACCAGCTGCTTATGCTGTTTGTGCAACTTGTCATGGTGAAGATGGAACTGGTATGCCTTTTGTTGGTCCAAATATTAAAGCTTATGATGATGCATTAGTTATGGCTGTATTAAAAGAAGGTAAAAAAGGTCTAATTGGTACAATGCCAAGCTTTAATGAAAGACTTAACGAA includes the following:
- the truB gene encoding tRNA pseudouridine(55) synthase TruB, giving the protein MQVRFYEKEQLNKLLVVNKPIFMSSNFYLNRIKRKYKNKKAGFSGTLDPFAKGCLIVAFGQYAKLFKYLSKTPKTYKAVIWLGVKSKSLDIEEIESIDLIDKLDKSHIIKELNLLKSEIEYIPPKFSAKKIDGKRAYELARNGVEVELNKTKMTIFDTKFVLYNHPFITFEVTVSEGTYVRSFAQILLEKLNSFGTLSYLERLNEGEFFYENEKELNPLDFIKLPVNKYLGTAEWLEKGKKIGIEYVDKKDNGKYLIITEEFFSIIEIVDNDVKYLINKVPKYGI
- a CDS encoding 4-(cytidine 5'-diphospho)-2-C-methyl-D-erythritol kinase; its protein translation is MTEKSYAKVNIFLKIANKRDNYHELVSRFVRVHSLYDKISFIKSKRKAFEIIGNFGCKMETNTIFKAYELIKSYKGVEDFFQEYSVEVEKNIPEFAGLGGGSSNAATFLIMTNKYCKLNLSKDELCKIAVKIGADVPFFVYEYDSANVTGIGEIVEKFDEEILNIETITPDIKCNTGEIFKIFREKFYKEISKEEANKLLSMKSFDILKQFGIKDANDLYESALSLYSQLGDYEKKDWYFSGSGSSFFRINNGK
- the smpB gene encoding SsrA-binding protein SmpB; the protein is MANKKDTKKNLVFKNKKAFHDFTILETLEAGIVLEGSEVKAIREGRVNLKDSFVRIIKGEVFLLNAHISHLSTTHSTYRPDERRSRKLLLHSKQIDKMYSKVTKDGITLVALKLYFNDKNMIKVEVATAQGKKLHDKREDLKAKTMKRETEQVLKSFK
- the ccoN gene encoding cytochrome-c oxidase, cbb3-type subunit I; translation: MQNGAQIEYDYSVAKAFTFATILFGIIGMTIGVVLAFQLAFPELNHLAGEYGTFSRLRPLHTNGVAFGFALSGIFATWYYVSQRVFKVSLKESPFLMAIAKLHFLLYFITILLAVVTLFMGITTSKEYAELEWPLDILVVVWWVLWGISIFGIIGIRRERTLYISVWYYISTFIAVAMLYLFNNMEVPTYLVSGYGSWIHSVSMYSGTNDALVQWWYGHNAVAFVFTTPIIAMIYYFLPKESGQNVYSYKLSILAFWGLLFVYLWAGGHHLIYSTVPDWMQTMGSVMSVVLILPSWGSAINMLLTMKGEWQQLQTNTLIKFMVLASTFYMLSTIEGPIQSIKSVNAIAHFTDWIPGHVHDGVLGWVVFMIMAALYHMVPRMYKKELYSKSLMDTQFWLQTTGIVLYFTSMWIAGITQGMMWRAYDEYGSLVYSFIDTVNVLHPYYTIRAVGGLLYLIGFFIFTYNIYKTIKCGRVLDKEPVNATPVAA
- the ccoO gene encoding cytochrome-c oxidase, cbb3-type subunit II, translated to MFHWFEQRPFFFAVLVFLFVAFAGIIEVIPDFAKQSRPTVGTKPYSVLELAGRNVYIKDSCNACHSQLIRPFKSETDRYGMYSLSGEYAYDRPFLWGSKRTGPDLMRVGNYRTTDWHENHMWQPSSVVPGSIMPAYKHQFSNIADVETAYAEALTVKKVFNTPYDQEGMPKLGTWEEAKAAALEEAKAIAENMKNEDVKKAVANGEVPEIVALIAYLNSLK
- a CDS encoding cbb3-type cytochrome oxidase subunit 3, which encodes MEYETLLTVQGYAKFFLVLAVFIIFYSYAYSIYKRDKTGERDFEKYSKLVHDDSSVSTPLEERKKNNDIDNKEK
- a CDS encoding c-type cytochrome → MKSMVIGGIILIIALMAGTYFVAGDAFNSDDYINSLTMLGAVAIITISVFVVLKYVNQMKNDTASGELTEEKWDGIGEYKNPIPTGWGLAFIGAILWMFWYFTVGYPITGFSQIGQWNEETNEYNAKFEQKWVNPSEETLKAMGQSVFLVQCAPCHGVDAEGIEGKAHNLTKRISKEQIVYTIKNGANNLTTDFPAGMPPMMLTEDADIDTVATYVASGFKGEQPAAYAVCATCHGEDGTGMPFVGPNIKAYDDALVMAVLKEGKKGLIGTMPSFNERLNETQERALASYLRSLGE